A single window of Streptomyces aquilus DNA harbors:
- the serS gene encoding serine--tRNA ligase — protein MIDLRLLREDPDRVRASQRARGEDVALVDALLSADERRRSSGVRFDELRSEQKSLGKLIPKASGDEKAELLKKASQLAADVKAADAEQHEADEETKRLALQLGNLVHPDVPVGGEEDFVVLETHGTIRDFGAEGFEPKDHLELGEALGAIDVERGAKVSGSRFYYLTGVGALLELALVNAAIAQATEAGFVPMLTPALVRPRAMEGTGFLGQAAENVYHLEKDDYYLVGTSEVPLAAYHMDEILEADQLPMRYAGFSPCFRREAGTYGKDTRGIFRVHQFDKVEMFSYVAPEDAENEHKRLLDWEKQWLTGLELPFQVIDVASGDLGASASRKYDCEAWIPTQGKYRELTSASNCDSFQARRLAVRMRDGKKVQPLATLNGTLCAVPRTIVAILENHQQADGSVHVPAVLRPYLGGREVLEPVAK, from the coding sequence GTGATTGACCTTCGCCTGCTCCGTGAGGACCCCGACCGAGTGCGCGCGTCGCAGCGCGCCCGTGGAGAGGACGTCGCGCTCGTCGACGCTCTCCTGTCCGCCGACGAGCGGCGCAGGTCGTCCGGCGTCCGCTTCGACGAGCTGCGTTCCGAGCAGAAGTCGCTCGGCAAGCTCATTCCCAAGGCCTCCGGGGACGAGAAGGCCGAGCTGCTGAAGAAGGCGAGCCAGCTGGCCGCCGACGTCAAGGCGGCCGACGCCGAGCAGCACGAGGCCGACGAGGAGACCAAGCGCCTCGCCCTCCAGCTCGGCAACCTCGTCCATCCCGACGTGCCCGTCGGCGGCGAGGAGGACTTCGTCGTCCTGGAGACGCACGGCACCATCCGCGACTTCGGTGCCGAGGGCTTCGAGCCCAAGGACCACCTGGAGCTCGGCGAGGCCCTGGGCGCCATCGACGTCGAGCGCGGCGCCAAGGTCTCCGGCTCGCGCTTCTACTACCTGACCGGCGTCGGCGCCCTCCTGGAGCTGGCGCTCGTCAACGCGGCGATCGCCCAGGCCACCGAGGCCGGCTTCGTCCCGATGCTCACCCCCGCGCTGGTCCGCCCGCGCGCGATGGAGGGCACCGGCTTCCTCGGCCAGGCCGCGGAGAACGTGTACCACCTGGAGAAGGACGACTACTACCTGGTCGGCACCTCCGAGGTCCCGCTCGCCGCGTACCACATGGACGAGATCCTGGAGGCCGACCAGCTGCCGATGCGCTACGCCGGCTTCTCGCCGTGCTTCCGCCGCGAGGCCGGCACCTACGGCAAGGACACCCGGGGCATCTTCCGCGTGCACCAGTTCGACAAGGTCGAGATGTTCTCGTACGTCGCCCCCGAAGACGCCGAGAACGAGCACAAGCGGCTCCTGGACTGGGAGAAGCAGTGGCTGACCGGCCTGGAGCTGCCGTTCCAGGTCATCGACGTCGCCTCGGGCGACCTGGGCGCCTCCGCGTCCCGTAAGTACGACTGCGAGGCGTGGATCCCGACCCAGGGCAAGTACCGCGAGCTGACCTCGGCGTCCAACTGCGACAGCTTCCAGGCCCGCCGCCTCGCCGTCCGCATGCGCGACGGCAAGAAGGTCCAGCCGCTGGCCACGCTCAACGGCACGCTGTGCGCCGTACCGCGCACGATCGTGGCGATCCTGGAGAACCACCAGCAGGCCGACGGCTCCGTCCACGTCCCCGCGGTGCTGCGCCCGTACCTGGGCGGCCGTGAGGTGCTGGAGCCGGTCGCCAAGTGA
- a CDS encoding HAD family hydrolase — MSDATSTAAGGFPYRLIATDLDGTLLRSDESVSDRTRAALAAATAAGAAHIVVTGRAVPWTRHILDDLGYEGLAVCGQGAQVYDAGAHRLLTSVTLDRQLAGVALAKIEAEVGPLYLAASRDGLDGEVLVGQGYALTGDLPATPFTDAADLWTAPLNKIYIQHPELSDDELAEAARQAAGGFVNVAMAGAGIVELLPLGLSKATGLSLAARRLGLKAAETIAFGDMPNDIPMFGWAARGVAMANAHEELKAVADEVTSSNEEDGIAVVLERLLG; from the coding sequence GTGAGCGACGCGACTTCGACCGCGGCCGGGGGCTTCCCGTACCGGCTGATCGCGACCGACCTCGACGGCACGCTGCTGCGCTCCGACGAGTCGGTCTCGGACCGCACCCGTGCCGCGCTCGCCGCGGCCACGGCGGCCGGTGCCGCGCACATCGTGGTGACCGGCCGCGCGGTTCCCTGGACCCGGCACATCCTCGACGACCTCGGCTACGAGGGCCTCGCGGTGTGCGGGCAGGGCGCGCAGGTGTACGACGCCGGGGCGCACCGGCTGCTGACGTCCGTGACGCTGGACCGGCAGCTGGCCGGGGTCGCGCTCGCGAAGATCGAGGCGGAGGTCGGTCCGCTGTACCTGGCGGCCAGCCGGGACGGGCTGGACGGGGAGGTGCTGGTCGGGCAGGGCTACGCGCTCACCGGCGATCTGCCGGCCACCCCCTTCACCGACGCGGCCGATCTGTGGACCGCGCCGCTGAACAAGATCTACATACAGCATCCGGAGCTGTCCGACGACGAGCTGGCGGAGGCCGCGCGGCAGGCCGCGGGCGGGTTCGTGAACGTCGCCATGGCGGGCGCGGGCATCGTGGAGCTGCTGCCGCTGGGGCTGTCGAAGGCGACGGGGCTGTCGCTGGCGGCGCGTCGGCTCGGTCTGAAGGCCGCGGAGACGATCGCCTTCGGTGACATGCCCAATGACATTCCCATGTTCGGGTGGGCGGCTCGGGGCGTGGCGATGGCCAACGCGCACGAGGAGCTCAAGGCGGTGGCCGACGAGGTGACGTCCTCCAACGAGGAGGACGGGATCGCGGTGGTGCTGGAGCGGTTGCTGGGCTAG
- a CDS encoding ABC transporter permease subunit: protein MYDPTVARLTYRALLGRRRALILGALPLLLIVISVIVRALVGADDQTASDLLGGLALATMVPIIGVIAGTGAIGPEIDDGSVVYLLSKPIKRPTIIFTKLIVAIAVTMVFSALPTLVAGLILNGNGQQIAVAYTVAALVSSIAYAALFLLLGTVSRHAVVFGLVYALVWEALFGSLVSGARTLSVQQWSLAVAHKVAGGDLVTSDVGIVTATVLLVAVTVLATWYAGQKLRTLTLAGEE from the coding sequence ATGTACGACCCCACAGTCGCCCGACTCACCTACCGGGCCCTGCTCGGCCGGCGCAGGGCCCTCATCCTGGGCGCCCTGCCCCTGCTGCTCATCGTGATCTCGGTGATCGTGCGCGCCCTGGTCGGCGCCGACGACCAGACCGCGTCCGACCTGCTCGGCGGCCTCGCCCTCGCCACCATGGTGCCGATCATCGGCGTCATCGCCGGCACCGGCGCGATCGGCCCGGAGATCGACGACGGCTCGGTGGTGTACCTGCTGTCCAAGCCGATCAAACGGCCCACGATCATCTTCACCAAGCTGATCGTCGCGATCGCGGTCACCATGGTCTTCTCAGCCCTGCCGACCCTGGTCGCAGGCCTCATCCTCAACGGCAACGGCCAGCAGATCGCCGTCGCCTACACGGTCGCCGCGCTGGTCTCCTCCATCGCCTACGCCGCGCTCTTCCTGCTCCTGGGCACCGTGTCCCGGCACGCGGTCGTCTTCGGCCTCGTCTACGCCCTCGTCTGGGAAGCCCTGTTCGGCTCCCTGGTCTCGGGTGCGCGCACCCTCAGCGTCCAGCAGTGGTCGCTGGCGGTGGCCCACAAGGTCGCCGGCGGAGACCTGGTCACCTCGGACGTGGGCATCGTCACCGCGACGGTCCTGCTGGTCGCGGTGACCGTGCTGGCCACCTGGTACGCCGGGCAGAAGCTGCGGACGCTGACGCTGGCGGGCGAGGAGTAG